One Lentisphaerota bacterium genomic window, GCGCGCCCCTGCAGAAAAATCGCCTCGCCGTATTTCGCTGCGCGCCGCGTCGGTTGGTAAGCCGTTGACCACAGCACGCCCGTGACGGTGTCGCGCACATAGCAGAACAGGCCCCATCCGTCGCGAGTGGCGTCCTCGCGCCAGCGCGTGACCGCCAGATTTTTCCAGCGGCTGTACCCGCCGCCCGTGTGGGTGACCATCACGTGATAGCGTCCATTGGACAGCAGATGCACATGCGGCAGCGGCGTGTCCGGCGAGGGGAAGACGCGCATGAGGGCGGCGGCCGCCTCCGGCGGCTGGCGCGCGGCGCTCACCTCGGCCGCGTGGGGATGCAAGGGGGAGGCGATCTTAGGGATACGCTCGTGCAACAGCAATTCCGCCGCCTTGAAAGCCGGGTCGGAAAGAAACCGGCGCTGCATCGGCCGGTCCAGCAGCAGGTGCGTCAGCGCCAGCAGGCTCATCCCCTGGTGATGCGCCATGTAACTGCGCAACAGGACCCCCTCCTTGCCCTGCGGCATGCGCGCGGGCGAGAAATCAATCGCTTCATACAATCCGTGAGCGCCGCCGTATCCTTTCTCCACCAGCGTCTGAAGATTTCGGCAGGCCTCGCGGGGCATGACCATCAACGCCAGTGCCGAGGCGTACGGCGCGACAACCAGATTCTCCGCCAGGCCGCGCTTGAACCCCAGTCCCGGCACGCCGAAAGCCCCATACTGGTAGACCCCCTGCGCGTCGGTGGCGTTGTAGCACGATTCGGAAATCCCCCACGGCACACCGCGCTGGCGTCCGTATTCAATCTGCCGGGCCACGACCGCCCGGTAGGATTGATCGAGCAACGTGTGCTCGTACGTCGGCATCACGAGCAGGGGCATCAGGTACTCGAACATCGAACCGCTCCACGACAACAAAGCCATCGCGCCGACGTGGGTGGTCACCTGTCGGCCCAGGGCAAACCAATGCTCCTGCGGCAGCCGATCCTGGGCGATGAGCATGAAACTGGCCAAACGCGCCTCCGAGGCGAGCAGGTCGTAATACGCCGGATCGCGGCGCCGCTCGCTGACGTTGTAGCCAATCACCAGCAAAGCGCGGGCGGGATCGTAGAGAAAAGCGAAGTCCATCTCCGCCTGCGCGGCACAACTCCGGGCGAGCCGATCAATCCGACGGAGGCGCTCGGCGGCGCGTGGTCCACCGGCGGCCTCGCCGGCCAAATCCTGCAGCGTCGGAATGCCTTCGAACGGGCGGGTATCGGGCACGAGCAACAGCAAATCGTCGCGCACAGCCCGGCACTGCCGCGCGAATGCGTGCCGCCACGCCTGCCGGTTCGCATCACCGTCGGCGGGCAGCGTCTCGATCTCACGGCCGAGTTCCTGAAGCAGCGTCATCGTGGCGGACAGGGTCGCCGGCGGGGTCGCATTCAGTTTCGTCCGCAGGGACGCGAGGGGCGGGGCACCCGCCCTGTCCAGCGTGTCCCGCAGTCCAGAGAGCAGCCGGGGCGAGACGACGGGCTGCGTTTTCAACTCCAGCAGACCGCTGCGCAAGACGGCCAACGCCCCGGCGAGGTTACCGCTGTCCACGCTCGACACATAAAGCGGCCGAAGCGGCACCAGCGTGCGCGTGTCGTACCAGTTGTAGAAATGGCCATGGTAGCGTTCGAGACGCTCCATAGCGCCAAGGGTCTGTTCCGTGCGTTCGAGCAATTCACCGGTGGAGAGGTAACCAAAATCCCACGCCGACAGATTGGCCAGCAAGGCCATGCCGATATTGGTCGGCGAGGTTCGTGAGGCGACGAGGCGCGTCGGGGTTTCCTGAAGATTGTCAGGCGGCAGCCAGTTTTCCTGAGCGTTGACGAGCGTTTCGAAGTAGCTCCAGGTTTGGCGGGCCAGCCCGTGCAGGAACACGTGTTGAGCCTCGGAGAGGACCGGTTGGGGGGTCGTCAGCGGCCGGCTGATCCACCAGCCGACGGCGGGCGCGATGAGCCACAGCAGCAGCAGCGGCCCGCTGAAGAGCAACTCGGCGGGATGCGCCAGCGCCAGCCACACGCCGGCGATCGCTCCGAACAGCGGCGCGACCCACATCTCCGAGAAGAAGTCAGCCGGCGTCTTGCAGCCGTTGCGCCGCGCATAGCGCGGCGTGTGCCAGAGCAACAGGCCTCGCCGCGTGAACGCCATGCGACCGGCGGAAACAAGGATCGCGTCCAGATGGACCACGGCCCGATACGGCAGGCTGCAAAGCGCAAGCGCGGCCTCAGCCCCCTGTCGGCCAATCGCTCCGAAGATGGCGTTACGATGGACGGCCCACGTCCGTTCGCGGGGTTTTTGAAGCGCTTCAACCAACACGGTGACGCCCACGGGCAGCAGCAGCAGAGCGAACGCAAACAGCGTCCAATACCCCGTCAGCGCGGGGACGCCCATCACCCAACCGCCGAGCAGCAGGAGAAACAGGGCCGGGGGCACCAGACTTCGGCGCAGGTTGTCGAAGATCTTCCACCACGCGAGCGCGGTCAGCGTATTGGGCACCCGCTTGCTGGACGACCCAAGCACCCGCGGCAGGAGCCATCCGGCGATCTGCCAGTCGCCACGAATCCAGCGATGACGCCGGCTCATCTCGGCGGTGAAACTCGCGGGATGGTCCTCATGCAACTCCACGTCCGTCACCAATGCCGACCGGGCATAACCGCTTTCCACCAAGTCGTGACTCAGAATCAGGTTTTCCGGAAACCGCCCGGCTGTGGCCTGCCGGAAGGCGTTTACGTCATAAAGACCTTTGCCCACATACGACCCCTCCGCAAACAGGTCCTGGTACACGTCCGACACTTCGCGCGTGTAGGGATCAATGCCCGCTTCGCCGACGCTGAGCTGGGCAAAGCGCGAACGATGGGCCGCGAGCAGACTGATGGGCGTGCGCGGCTGTAGGATGGCATACCCCTCGACCACGCGCCCGGTGGATGGATCGAAGCGCGGTCGGTTCAGCGGATGCACCAGCGTGCCGACGAGTTTGCGGGCGGCATCGCGCGGCAAGGCGGTGTCTGTGTCCAACGTCAACACGTAGCGAATCGTGGGCAGCACCGCCAGATCGGCGATGATCTCGGAGAACGGCGTGCGCGGCCCGCCGCAGAGCAGCGCGTTGAACTGTTCCAGCTTGCCCCGTTTGCGTTCGTAACCCATCCAGAGGCGCTCGTGCGGGTTCCAGACCCGCGGCCGGTGAAAGAGGTAGAAGCCGGGCGCGTCCACGAAACCATACCGCTCGTTCAACGCGCGGATCCCGTCACGCACCAGACGCACCAGTTCTGCGTCGTCGTCTTGCGTCGCGGCGGGCGCATCACGAAAGTCGGTCAGCAGTGCGAAGAACAGATGCGGATCGCGATTTCCCAGAAATCGGACCTCCAGTCCTTCCAGTAAATCGGCGACGGCCCGTGCATCGGTCAGGAGCGTGGGGATCGCCACCAGGGTGCGATCCGTGTCTGGTATCCCTTTCGATAAGTCCATCCGCGGCAGGGCGCGTGGCCCGACCAAGAGACTCGTCGCCAGGTTCACCAGCGCGACGGCCATCTGGGACGCCACGAGGATGCCCAGCGCCGCTAGCAGCCAGACCCGCCAGTCGCCCCAGCCCAACAGCCGGAGCGGCTCCAGCAGCGGGCTGGTGGCGACCGCCGTGACCCCAGCCAGCGCTCCGACATAGAGACCGACCGGAAAGCGGCGCGCCATCCGCGAAAATGACCGGCGCAGCGACCAGCGGACGCGGACGAGGCGCTCCAGCCGATCACACCCCTGGTCGATGAGATAGTAGCCCACATGGGCGGTGCGCGACAGCGGGCCGTCACGGCGCAGAGCTTCCGCGGCAAGATCGACGACCGTGCGGGCCACCGTCTCCTCGGCGGTTTGGGACCGCCGCGCCAGATCTTCGACGACATGGCGATACCGGTCGCGCGTCAAGAAGTCCATGTCGGCATACACGCCGAGAGGATCGGCGCGCAGCGCCTGTTCGGTCGCGCTCGACGTTTCCACGAAGGTCCGCCAGTTGATCGCGCCCAACGCGCGCAGACTGCCGATGCAGTTGCCGATGGAAACCTGATCAGCCGCCTGGCTCTGGGTGTCGGCCCGCTGCAGGCGCTCGCGGGTCACGCCCTGCTCGGCGAGCCGGTGTTGCACCCAGCTCTCGACGGTAGCCATGGCCGGCCCTTGCCCCTGCAATCGTTCGCAGAATTCCTCGACAAACGGGCTGCTGAACGACGGCTCGGACTCTGCCATCTCCGCCAGCACCCGCAGGACCGTCGCTGAATTCTCCTCCGTCGCCGTCAGCAGGCGAGCGGCCCACCGTTTGGCCAGAACCAAATCGCTACGACGTCCGGCGATATGCGCCGAGACGCGTCGCAAGTTCTCGATCAGCCCCAAACGCAGCATGATCGGCACGGCCCACAGCTCGCCCAGGATCAGCGTTTTGACGGACTGGTAGGCCGCAACGAAGTGGCTGACGTTTTCGGCGTCCACGCGTCCGTCAGCGTGAGCGATCAGCTCCAGGGCGATGTCATACACGCGGGGAAATCCGGCCGCCGCGCCATGCGCCAGTCGGGGCAGCTCCCGACTGTAGGTCCGAGGGAAGTGCAGACGCGCGAGACGGATTTGCTCCTCAACCAGGTAAAAATTATCCAGGAGCCACTCGCCTGCCGGGCTGCCACGCCGCCCTTCGGCCTCCGCGCCGGTCATCATATCATAGGCCTGAATCAGCATCCGTTCGTTGTCCGCCAAACGCGGCAGCAGCCGGTTCGGACCCGACTGCGGGTCTAGCTGATGTCGCCCCGCCAGGGCAACGGCATGCCGACGCAACTGCTCGACGCTGAACAATTCGGCGCGCAGAGGCCCTTCCGTCGCGCGAGCGCGCGGCGAAGACCGCCTTTCTTGCCACCGTGTGCGACCTAACCGTGTCGTTTGCATATCTTTCCTTCATCCAAGCCTTGCCGACTGAAGGTTACAACACCAATCACGCAAACGATATGGGGTAAAACCCTATTTCACCTGCGATGCCGCGAAATCCCAATTTACCAGATGGTCCAGGAATGCCTGGACGAAATCTTTGCGGCGGTTCAGGTGGTCGAGATAGTAGGCGTGCTCCCAGACGTCACAGGTCAGGAGCGCGGTTTGCCCGTGCGCGAGAGGCGTATCCGCATTAGACGTCTTGATGATCTTCAGCGTGTCGCCCTCCTGCACCAGCCAAGCCCATCCGCTCCCGAACTGGGTCAGGGCGGCTTCGCTAAAGGCGGCCTTGAAGGCATCGAAACTGCCGAATGTGGCGGTGATTCGCTCCGCCAGCTTACCGGTCGGCGCGCCTCCGCCATTGGGCTTCATGCTCTTCCAGAAGAACGTGTGATTCCAGACCTGGGCGGCGTTGTTGAACAGACCCGCCTGATCCGGTTTGCCCGCCGTCTGCCGAATGATCTCTTCCAGAGGCAAACCGGCCATCTTCGTGTCAGCCGCGAGTGTGTTCAGATTGTCCACATAGGTCTGATAGTGCTTGCCGTAGTGAACGCTCAGCGTCCGCGCCGATAGGTGCGGCTCCAACGCATCCTGCGCGTAGGGCAGCGTCGGCAGTACGAAAGCGGGATCGTCTCCGCCTGCGGCCAGAGTCTTCGCGGGTACCTGCGCATTCGCTGCGAGCAACAGGCCTGTCAACGGAAGCAGGCTCACCATCGCCAACCTACTCTTACTCAAATGCGGATTCATGTGTGGATCTCCTTGTTTGGATTTGATGATACCTAATTACTGCAATGCAATAGTTTAGACACACATTACCCGAGACCTGTTTCGAGACCGGCTAGATCAGTTGCCGGGTCGATCGATCTGGGCGCCCGAGCGTTCCACGAGGCGATGGCGGGTTGGTCGGGGCGATTATGTTCATAGCAGAGCACGCTGACCGATGCGGTGTTTAGTAAAAAATGTTGTGCATGCGCGACGGTCAAGCCGATCCACCGCGCGGCGAGCACGCGGCCAACGTGGCCGTGGGAGAAGAGCGCGACATTGCCATCGAGCGTGCGGAGATGGGCAATCACGCGATCCGCGCGGGCGGACAGTTGAGCGGGCGTCTCTCCGTTGGGCGCGCCATCGCGAAAGAGATTCCAGCGTGGCCGCGATGCGGCTATCTCAGCAGGTGTACGCCCCTCATCATCCCCGTTGTCCCACTCCGCCAGATCCGGCACGATTGTCGGCGGCGGCTTCAGCCCCGCCAGCGCGCACGTCTGTCGCGCACGTTGGAGCGGGCTGGTCAGCACGTGGGTGAATAGGATGTTCCGGAGCCGCAGCCCCACCTCTCGCGCCTCGTCTTCGCCATGGGCGGTCAGTGGAATGTCCGTGCTCCCGGTGTATTGGCCGGAGCGTGACCACGCGGTTTCGCCATGGCGGATGAAGTAGATGTTGAGCGACTGAGGAGCACAACCATATTCACTGGTCTTGCGGTTTGTCATGACGGCTTTGTCGTCAGCCACCCGCGCCGTTGCGGTGGCGATCAATACGCGGGTACTCATGATCGATCGCCCCACTTCCAGTTCCGCACGTCCGGCATGTCCACACCATGCTGGTCGATGTAGCGCGTATGCTCGCTCAGCTTGTCGGTCATCAGCGCGTGCAGCGTTGCGCCTCGATTTCCAAGCGAGCCAACCCGACGAATCGCGTCCTGCACCAAGTGGAAACGGTCCAGATCGTTCAGCACGGTCATGTCGAAAGTGGTGGTGATGGTGCCTTCTTCCTTGTAGCCGCGCACATGGAGCTGTCCGTGGTTCGTGCGGCGATAGGTCAACCGGTGGATCAGCCACGGGTAGCCGTGAAAGGCGAAGAGGATCGGTTTGTCCTTCGTGAACAGGGCGTCGAAGTCCCGATCACTCAGCCCGTGCGGGTGTTCGCTTTCCGGCTGCAGCTTCATCAAGTCCACAATGTTGACCACGCGAATTTTCAGCTCGGGCAGGTGGTTCCGAAGGATGGAAACGGCGGCGAGCGTTTCCAGCGTGGGCACGTCGCCGCAACAGGCCATCACGATGTCCGGTTCTGTTGCCCGAGCGCATCCCGCCCATTCCCAGATCCCGATCCCCCGGGTGCAGTGCTCCACGGCCTCGTCCATCGTTAGCCATTGCGGTGCCTGGTATTTGCCGGCGACCACCACGTTGACGTAGTGGCGGCTCCTGAGGCAATGGTCCCACACCGATAACAGGCAGTTGGCGTCGGGCGGCAGGTACACACGCACGACCGACGCCTTCTTATTGACCACATGATCGATGAAGCCGGGGTCCTGATGCGTAAAGCCGTTATGAGCCTGCTGCCAGACATGCGAGGCGAGCAAGTAATTCAGCGAGGCGATCTTGCGCCGCCAGGGAAGCTCGGCACTGACCTTCAACCACTTGGCATGCTGGTTGAACATCGAATCGATGATGTGGATGAACGCCTCGTAACAGTTGAAGAGGCCATGCCGCCCGGTGAGCAAATAGCCTTCGAGCCAGCCCTCGCATTGATGCTCGCTGAGCATTTCCATCACGCAGCCGTCTGTTGCCAGAAACTCATCATTGTCCCTTGTTCGGGCTTCCCACTGCCGGTTGGTTACCTCAAAAACGCAATTTAACCGGTTGGACAGCGTTTCGTCGGGGCCGAAGATGCGGAAATTCCGTTGCTTGCTGTTGAGGCTCACCACCTCGCGCAGAAACTCCCCCAGTTCGTGCGTGTCGGCGGCTTGAACGGCGCCCGGCGCCGGGACCACTACCGCATAGTCGCGAAAGTCGGGCATCATCAGGTCGCGCAACAGCAGACCGCCGTTCGCGTGAGGATTGGCCCCCATGCGGCGGTCGCCCGTGGGCGCAAGCTCGGCCAGTTCGGGGATAAGACGCCCGCTCTGATCGAAGAGTTCTTCCGGCCGATAGCTCTTCATCCAGTCTTCAAGAAGCTTGAGATGGTCAGGATGCTCCGCATCAATCAGGATGGGGATCTGGTGCGCCCGGAAGGTGCCCTCGATCTGCAGTCCATCGACCTCCTTCGGTCCTGTCCAGCCTTTGGGGGATCTGAGGACGATCATCGGCCAGCGCGGACGGTCGGGTGCCCCGTTTTCCCGTGCGCAGCGTTGAATCTGGCGGATTTCCTGAACGGCTCTGTCCAGGACTTCGGCCATGCGTTGGTGCATGGTTTTGGGATCGTCGCCCTCCACGAAGTAGGGCGTCCAGCCATAGCCGCGGAACAGTTGCTCCAGCTCTTCCGGTTCGATGCGCGCCAGGACAGCCGGATTGGCGATCTTGTAGCCGTTGAGATGCAGGATCGGCAGCACGGCCCCGTCAGTGATCGGGTTGAGGAACTTGTTGGAGTGCCAGGCCGTGGCCAGCGGGCCGGTTTCGGCTTCGCCATCCCCGACTACGCAGGCGACGATCAGTTCCGGATTATCGAACGCGGCGCCGAAGGCATGGCTGAGCGAATAGCCGAGTTCGCCGCCCTCGTGAATCGAGCCCGGGCACTCCGGAGACACATGGCTGGGAATGCCGCCGGGGAACGAAAACTGCTTAAACAGCTTTTGGAGTCCGGCCTCATCCTGGCTGATGTCGGGGTAGATCTCGCTGTAGGTACCCTCCAAATACGTGTTGCCCACCAGCGCCGGACCACCATGGCCGGGGCCGGAGATGTAGATCATGTCCAGATCGTGTTCCGTGATGACCCGGTTGAGGTGCACATAGATGAAATTCTGACCCGGCGTGGTCCCCCAATGGCCGAGCAGCATCGCTTTCACATGGGCGGACTTCAGCGGCTCACGCAGTAGCGGGTTGTCACGCAGATAGAGCTGGCCGACCGAGAGA contains:
- a CDS encoding cyclic beta 1-2 glucan synthetase; its protein translation is MQTTRLGRTRWQERRSSPRARATEGPLRAELFSVEQLRRHAVALAGRHQLDPQSGPNRLLPRLADNERMLIQAYDMMTGAEAEGRRGSPAGEWLLDNFYLVEEQIRLARLHFPRTYSRELPRLAHGAAAGFPRVYDIALELIAHADGRVDAENVSHFVAAYQSVKTLILGELWAVPIMLRLGLIENLRRVSAHIAGRRSDLVLAKRWAARLLTATEENSATVLRVLAEMAESEPSFSSPFVEEFCERLQGQGPAMATVESWVQHRLAEQGVTRERLQRADTQSQAADQVSIGNCIGSLRALGAINWRTFVETSSATEQALRADPLGVYADMDFLTRDRYRHVVEDLARRSQTAEETVARTVVDLAAEALRRDGPLSRTAHVGYYLIDQGCDRLERLVRVRWSLRRSFSRMARRFPVGLYVGALAGVTAVATSPLLEPLRLLGWGDWRVWLLAALGILVASQMAVALVNLATSLLVGPRALPRMDLSKGIPDTDRTLVAIPTLLTDARAVADLLEGLEVRFLGNRDPHLFFALLTDFRDAPAATQDDDAELVRLVRDGIRALNERYGFVDAPGFYLFHRPRVWNPHERLWMGYERKRGKLEQFNALLCGGPRTPFSEIIADLAVLPTIRYVLTLDTDTALPRDAARKLVGTLVHPLNRPRFDPSTGRVVEGYAILQPRTPISLLAAHRSRFAQLSVGEAGIDPYTREVSDVYQDLFAEGSYVGKGLYDVNAFRQATAGRFPENLILSHDLVESGYARSALVTDVELHEDHPASFTAEMSRRHRWIRGDWQIAGWLLPRVLGSSSKRVPNTLTALAWWKIFDNLRRSLVPPALFLLLLGGWVMGVPALTGYWTLFAFALLLLPVGVTVLVEALQKPRERTWAVHRNAIFGAIGRQGAEAALALCSLPYRAVVHLDAILVSAGRMAFTRRGLLLWHTPRYARRNGCKTPADFFSEMWVAPLFGAIAGVWLALAHPAELLFSGPLLLLWLIAPAVGWWISRPLTTPQPVLSEAQHVFLHGLARQTWSYFETLVNAQENWLPPDNLQETPTRLVASRTSPTNIGMALLANLSAWDFGYLSTGELLERTEQTLGAMERLERYHGHFYNWYDTRTLVPLRPLYVSSVDSGNLAGALAVLRSGLLELKTQPVVSPRLLSGLRDTLDRAGAPPLASLRTKLNATPPATLSATMTLLQELGREIETLPADGDANRQAWRHAFARQCRAVRDDLLLLVPDTRPFEGIPTLQDLAGEAAGGPRAAERLRRIDRLARSCAAQAEMDFAFLYDPARALLVIGYNVSERRRDPAYYDLLASEARLASFMLIAQDRLPQEHWFALGRQVTTHVGAMALLSWSGSMFEYLMPLLVMPTYEHTLLDQSYRAVVARQIEYGRQRGVPWGISESCYNATDAQGVYQYGAFGVPGLGFKRGLAENLVVAPYASALALMVMPREACRNLQTLVEKGYGGAHGLYEAIDFSPARMPQGKEGVLLRSYMAHHQGMSLLALTHLLLDRPMQRRFLSDPAFKAAELLLHERIPKIASPLHPHAAEVSAARQPPEAAAALMRVFPSPDTPLPHVHLLSNGRYHVMVTHTGGGYSRWKNLAVTRWREDATRDGWGLFCYVRDTVTGVLWSTAYQPTRRAAKYGEAIFLQGRAEYRRRDEEIEAHTEIAVSPEDDVEVRRVTLTNFSSRLRTIELTSYAEIVLAPPDADLAHPAFSNLFVRTEILRDTQAILCMRRPRAPGEEPPWMFHLMTTQGALAGDASYETDRARFIGRNRTVDAPAAFDAPGPLSGTEGATLDPIVAIRCGMVIAADTVATWHIISGMADTRAAALVLIDKYRDSSFAARAFEMAWSHSQLVLRQLQATEAEAQVYVELAGAVLFANPRLRADAGLLVRNRLGQPGLWAFGISGDLPIVLLRIADVHRIERVREVLKAHAYWREKGLKTDLIILNEDFSGYRQVLQEQVLSLIAAGTEAHRVDKPGGIFPRRSEQLSEEQRILLQTVARVIITDSAETLTGQVERQAPLERVMPRFTPSRSPLTAAASALPPRERIFFNGLGGFTPDGREYVISLAPGRATPAPWSNVLANARIGSVVSESGGAYTWVDNAHEFRLTPWHNDPVGDLSGEAFYIRDEETGQFWSPTPLPARGSGTYVCRHGFGYSVFEYAQLGIESELWTYVAQDAPVKVVTIKLRNRSGRTRRLSVTGYWELVLGQWRHTNLMHVVTSLDPATGALFARTVYNREFADKTVFVNVSDAARTVTGSRAEFLGRNGMMASPAAMRRARLSGRTGAGLDPCAAMQAGIALADGEEHELVFTLGAGNDVEEAHQLIRRFGDPAGARLALESVWEFWKRTLGVVYAETPDPALNLLVNGWLEYQVLAARYWGRSGYYQSGGAYGFRDQLQDTMALLHAAPWIAREHLLRCASRQFSEGDVQHWWHPPSGRGVRTHCSDDYLWLPYATCRYVTMTGDTGVLDERAPYLDGRPVNADEESYYDLPRLSGKSGTLYEHCVLAIEYGLRFGEHGLPLIGSGDWNDGMNLVGAHGRGESVWLAFFLYHVLQRFEELARRRHDTVLADRCREQAARLQRNIEAHGWDGEWYRRATFDDGTPLGSAANEECQIDSLAQSWAVLSGAAEPARARQAMEHVYQRLVRHDDRLIRLLDPPFETSAMEPGYIKSYPPGVRENGGQYTHGAIWAVMAFAQLGETERAWELFSRLNPIRHTANAAGVECYKVEPYVMAADVYGAVPHVGRGGWTWYTGAAGWMYRLLVETLLGVRLEAEQLRLNPQLPRAWTALKLHYRYRDTFYHIHVTRSAAALARPFRVVLDGLEQADGIVPLVDDRREHAVAVSVC
- a CDS encoding superoxide dismutase, which gives rise to MVSLLPLTGLLLAANAQVPAKTLAAGGDDPAFVLPTLPYAQDALEPHLSARTLSVHYGKHYQTYVDNLNTLAADTKMAGLPLEEIIRQTAGKPDQAGLFNNAAQVWNHTFFWKSMKPNGGGAPTGKLAERITATFGSFDAFKAAFSEAALTQFGSGWAWLVQEGDTLKIIKTSNADTPLAHGQTALLTCDVWEHAYYLDHLNRRKDFVQAFLDHLVNWDFAASQVK
- a CDS encoding histidine phosphatase family protein, which gives rise to MTNRKTSEYGCAPQSLNIYFIRHGETAWSRSGQYTGSTDIPLTAHGEDEAREVGLRLRNILFTHVLTSPLQRARQTCALAGLKPPPTIVPDLAEWDNGDDEGRTPAEIAASRPRWNLFRDGAPNGETPAQLSARADRVIAHLRTLDGNVALFSHGHVGRVLAARWIGLTVAHAQHFLLNTASVSVLCYEHNRPDQPAIASWNARAPRSIDPATDLAGLETGLG
- a CDS encoding phosphoketolase family protein — its product is MKTDTLTLDLLHKMDAYWRAANYLSVGQLYLRDNPLLREPLKSAHVKAMLLGHWGTTPGQNFIYVHLNRVITEHDLDMIYISGPGHGGPALVGNTYLEGTYSEIYPDISQDEAGLQKLFKQFSFPGGIPSHVSPECPGSIHEGGELGYSLSHAFGAAFDNPELIVACVVGDGEAETGPLATAWHSNKFLNPITDGAVLPILHLNGYKIANPAVLARIEPEELEQLFRGYGWTPYFVEGDDPKTMHQRMAEVLDRAVQEIRQIQRCARENGAPDRPRWPMIVLRSPKGWTGPKEVDGLQIEGTFRAHQIPILIDAEHPDHLKLLEDWMKSYRPEELFDQSGRLIPELAELAPTGDRRMGANPHANGGLLLRDLMMPDFRDYAVVVPAPGAVQAADTHELGEFLREVVSLNSKQRNFRIFGPDETLSNRLNCVFEVTNRQWEARTRDNDEFLATDGCVMEMLSEHQCEGWLEGYLLTGRHGLFNCYEAFIHIIDSMFNQHAKWLKVSAELPWRRKIASLNYLLASHVWQQAHNGFTHQDPGFIDHVVNKKASVVRVYLPPDANCLLSVWDHCLRSRHYVNVVVAGKYQAPQWLTMDEAVEHCTRGIGIWEWAGCARATEPDIVMACCGDVPTLETLAAVSILRNHLPELKIRVVNIVDLMKLQPESEHPHGLSDRDFDALFTKDKPILFAFHGYPWLIHRLTYRRTNHGQLHVRGYKEEGTITTTFDMTVLNDLDRFHLVQDAIRRVGSLGNRGATLHALMTDKLSEHTRYIDQHGVDMPDVRNWKWGDRS